A genome region from Candidatus Methylomirabilota bacterium includes the following:
- a CDS encoding nicotinate phosphoribosyltransferase has protein sequence MAKTPKRPFHTAADAEIKRGEVSDVYFARTVQILTRRRDTKRVKAEVYLKSLPEDWRWGILAGVEEAANLLEGLRVDVLAMDEGTLFEPYQPVLRIEGTYVEWAQYETALLGLLCQASGIATKAARCKKAAGERQVISFGARRMHPALAPMIERNAFLGGCDGVAVTKSAELIDADPMGTIPHALVLMVGDTVEALRAFHDVVDTKVRRVALIDTLQDEKFEAIRVAEALGKDLYAVRLDTPSSRRGDFYRILEEVRWELDLRGFGHVKILASGGIDEYEILNLNPVADGYGVGTAIANAPVLNFALDIMEIEGRPMAKRGKWSGAKEVYRRRGSTETVVLPAGRRPPGPDQGAWEALLKPLVTGGRIVRDLPPPRTLRDFVLDQLTRVPLETLRRQGLRRDF, from the coding sequence ATGGCGAAAACCCCGAAGCGACCGTTTCACACAGCCGCCGACGCCGAGATCAAGCGCGGCGAGGTGTCGGACGTCTACTTCGCGCGCACCGTCCAGATCCTGACCCGGCGCCGGGACACGAAGCGCGTGAAGGCCGAGGTCTACCTCAAGTCCCTCCCCGAGGACTGGCGCTGGGGCATCCTCGCCGGCGTCGAGGAGGCGGCGAACCTCCTCGAGGGCCTGCGCGTGGACGTTCTGGCGATGGACGAGGGGACGCTCTTCGAGCCCTACCAGCCCGTGCTCCGCATCGAGGGCACCTACGTCGAGTGGGCGCAGTACGAGACCGCGCTCCTCGGGCTGCTCTGCCAGGCGTCGGGCATCGCGACGAAGGCCGCGCGCTGCAAGAAGGCCGCGGGCGAGCGCCAGGTGATCTCGTTCGGCGCGCGCCGCATGCATCCGGCGCTCGCGCCGATGATCGAGCGCAACGCGTTCCTCGGCGGCTGCGACGGCGTCGCGGTCACCAAGTCCGCCGAGCTGATCGACGCCGACCCGATGGGCACGATCCCGCACGCGCTCGTGCTGATGGTGGGCGACACGGTCGAGGCGCTCCGCGCGTTCCACGACGTCGTGGACACGAAGGTCCGCCGCGTCGCGCTCATCGACACGCTCCAGGACGAGAAGTTCGAGGCCATCCGCGTCGCCGAGGCGCTCGGCAAGGACCTCTACGCCGTCCGGCTCGACACGCCCTCGTCGCGGCGGGGCGACTTCTACCGGATCCTCGAGGAGGTCCGCTGGGAGCTCGACCTCCGCGGCTTCGGTCACGTGAAGATCCTGGCCTCGGGCGGCATCGACGAGTACGAGATCCTCAACCTGAACCCGGTCGCGGACGGCTATGGCGTCGGCACCGCGATCGCCAACGCGCCGGTGCTGAACTTCGCGCTCGACATCATGGAGATCGAGGGCCGGCCGATGGCCAAGCGCGGCAAGTGGTCGGGCGCCAAGGAGGTCTACCGGCGCCGCGGCTCGACCGAGACCGTGGTGCTGCCCGCGGGCCGGAGGCCGCCGGGGCCCGACCAGGGCGCGTGGGAGGCGCTCCTCAAGCCGCTGGTCACCGGCGGGCGCATCGTCCGCGACCTCCCGCCGCCGCGCACGCTGCGCGACTTCGTGCTCGACCAGCTCACGCGCGTGCCGCTCGAGACGCTGCGGCGCCAGGGGCTCCGCCGCGACTTCTGA
- the galU gene encoding UTP--glucose-1-phosphate uridylyltransferase GalU, producing the protein MNVRKGVFPAAGLGTRFLPATKAQPKEMLPLVDKPMIQYVVEEAVASGLSEIIIVTGRGKRAIEDHFDAAFELEYYLNDRGKVDELAQIKTISEMASVSYVRQKEPLGLGHAILCARALVGDEPFAVFLGDDIIAAPTPCMRQLLDVFERHGGPVLAVERVPRAHLGRYGVIASRPLGGNVHEILDLVEKPRPHEAPSDLAIIGRYVLTPDLFGILADTAAGANGEIQLTDALRALRARRPLYAVEFEGRRYDTGDKIGFLKATVELALARPDLADEFRAYLKSLGL; encoded by the coding sequence ATGAACGTGCGCAAGGGCGTGTTCCCCGCGGCGGGGCTCGGCACGCGCTTCCTGCCCGCGACGAAGGCGCAGCCCAAGGAGATGCTCCCGCTCGTCGACAAGCCGATGATCCAGTACGTCGTCGAGGAGGCGGTGGCCTCGGGGCTCAGCGAGATCATCATCGTCACGGGCCGCGGCAAGCGCGCGATCGAGGACCACTTCGACGCGGCCTTCGAGCTCGAGTACTACCTGAACGACCGCGGCAAGGTCGATGAGCTCGCGCAGATCAAGACGATCTCCGAGATGGCGTCGGTCTCCTACGTCCGGCAGAAGGAGCCGCTCGGCCTCGGCCACGCGATCCTGTGCGCGCGCGCGCTCGTGGGCGACGAGCCCTTCGCGGTCTTCCTCGGCGACGACATCATCGCGGCGCCGACGCCGTGCATGCGCCAGCTCCTCGACGTCTTCGAGCGCCACGGCGGGCCGGTGCTCGCCGTCGAGCGCGTGCCGCGCGCGCACCTCGGCCGCTACGGCGTGATCGCGTCGCGCCCGCTCGGCGGCAACGTCCACGAGATCCTCGACCTGGTGGAGAAGCCGCGCCCGCACGAGGCCCCGTCGGACCTCGCGATCATCGGGCGCTACGTGCTGACGCCCGACCTGTTCGGCATCCTCGCCGACACGGCCGCCGGGGCGAACGGCGAGATCCAGCTCACCGACGCGCTCCGCGCCCTGCGCGCCCGCCGGCCCCTGTACGCCGTGGAGTTCGAGGGACGGCGCTACGACACGGGCGACAAGATCGGCTTCCTGAAGGCCACGGTCGAGCTGGCGCTGGCGCGCCCCGACCTCGCCGACGAGTTCCGGGCCTACCTCAAGTCGCTCGGGCTCTAG
- a CDS encoding MraY family glycosyltransferase: MIARGTLVRLVFPVALLLTPVWGRTHAGRLPWLYLMALACAVAFFATPIVRAVARAWGVLDQPAERKVHRVATPLLGGAAVYGAFAVTVLANFEFSRPLKGVAVGGTIIVVLGILDDAFEVPAWAKLCGQVGAAAAALAYGVVLDTVPNWIPGFLWLNMLLTVVWFLTVTNAIQFLDGMDGLAAGLGVIAGIFFSLVSLQTGQRYLMFLSAALVGACLGFLPYNFRPGGATIFLGDSGASFIGFTLAGLAVMGVWADNDPLVSLFTPTLILGVPLFDIAFVGVVRVVTGRVHSVAEWLAYTGKDHIHHRFESLGLTKRQSVLLIFFIAITLGLGAILLKDATPREAALVLVQAACVLAIVAVLEGVGRGHPRG; the protein is encoded by the coding sequence GTGATCGCGCGCGGGACGCTCGTGCGCCTGGTCTTCCCGGTGGCCCTCCTGCTGACGCCCGTGTGGGGCCGGACCCACGCCGGGCGGCTGCCGTGGCTCTACCTCATGGCGCTCGCGTGCGCCGTGGCGTTCTTCGCGACGCCGATCGTCCGCGCCGTGGCCCGGGCGTGGGGCGTCCTCGACCAGCCGGCCGAGCGCAAGGTCCATCGGGTCGCGACGCCGCTCCTCGGCGGGGCCGCGGTGTACGGCGCCTTCGCCGTCACGGTCCTCGCCAACTTCGAGTTCTCCCGCCCGCTGAAGGGCGTCGCCGTCGGCGGCACGATCATCGTCGTGCTCGGCATCCTCGACGACGCGTTCGAAGTGCCGGCCTGGGCGAAGCTCTGCGGGCAGGTCGGCGCCGCCGCCGCGGCGCTCGCCTACGGGGTCGTCCTCGACACGGTGCCGAACTGGATCCCGGGCTTCCTCTGGCTGAACATGCTCCTCACCGTGGTCTGGTTCCTCACGGTGACGAACGCGATCCAGTTCCTCGACGGCATGGACGGGCTCGCCGCCGGCCTCGGCGTGATCGCGGGGATCTTCTTCAGCCTCGTGTCACTGCAGACCGGGCAGCGCTACCTCATGTTCCTGTCGGCCGCCCTCGTGGGCGCCTGCCTCGGCTTTCTCCCGTACAACTTCCGGCCCGGCGGCGCGACGATCTTCCTCGGCGACAGCGGCGCGTCCTTCATCGGCTTCACCCTCGCCGGGCTCGCGGTGATGGGCGTGTGGGCCGACAACGACCCCCTCGTGTCGCTGTTCACGCCCACGCTGATCCTGGGCGTGCCGCTCTTCGACATCGCGTTCGTCGGCGTGGTGCGCGTCGTCACCGGGCGGGTGCACTCGGTCGCCGAGTGGCTCGCCTACACGGGCAAGGACCACATCCACCACCGGTTCGAGTCCCTCGGCCTCACCAAGCGCCAGAGCGTGCTCCTGATCTTCTTCATCGCGATCACCCTCGGCCTCGGCGCGATCCTCCTCAAGGACGCGACGCCCCGCGAGGCGGCGCTGGTGCTCGTCCAGGCGGCGTGCGTGCTCGCGATCGTCGCCGTGCTCGAGGGGGTCGGGCGCGGGCATCCGCGCGGCTGA
- a CDS encoding DegT/DnrJ/EryC1/StrS aminotransferase family protein: MIPHSRPTLSEEDAERVARVVRSGRLAQGEEVAGFEAELARRLGVPAAAAVSSGSAALELALRAAGAGTGDEVVVPTYACDALHHAVTRCGATPVLADADPETLGPSPKDAARRRTRRTRAVVVVHPFGLAVGLEEFLALGVPVIEDCAQAIGAVADGRPAGSRGALAVCSFYATKLLTTGEGGAVAGPAAPVARVRDARDYDEREDLAPRFNYKLTDMQAALGRSQLARLDAFVARRRAVAARYRAALAGVGRCHVPADLGERHVYHRFVVRVERPLGPLIARLAARGIAARRPVFRPIHRALGLDGYPEADRLWETCLSLPCYPLLSDAEADAVATALAEALAA; this comes from the coding sequence ATGATCCCCCACTCGAGGCCCACGCTCAGCGAGGAGGACGCCGAGCGCGTGGCGCGCGTCGTACGCTCGGGCCGGCTCGCGCAGGGCGAGGAGGTCGCGGGCTTCGAGGCCGAGCTCGCGCGGCGGCTCGGCGTGCCGGCCGCGGCCGCGGTGAGCTCGGGGAGCGCGGCCCTCGAGCTCGCCCTGCGCGCCGCCGGCGCGGGGACGGGCGACGAGGTCGTCGTGCCGACCTACGCGTGCGACGCGCTCCACCACGCGGTGACCCGCTGCGGGGCGACGCCGGTGCTGGCCGACGCCGACCCGGAGACCCTCGGCCCCTCACCGAAGGACGCGGCGCGGCGCCGCACGCGGCGGACGCGCGCGGTCGTCGTCGTCCACCCCTTCGGCCTCGCGGTCGGCCTCGAGGAGTTCCTGGCGCTGGGCGTCCCGGTCATCGAGGACTGCGCCCAGGCGATCGGCGCCGTCGCCGACGGCCGGCCCGCGGGATCGCGCGGCGCCCTGGCGGTGTGCTCGTTCTACGCGACCAAGCTCCTCACCACCGGCGAGGGCGGCGCCGTCGCGGGCCCGGCGGCGCCGGTCGCGCGCGTGCGCGACGCGCGCGACTACGACGAGCGCGAGGACCTCGCGCCGCGCTTCAACTACAAGCTGACGGACATGCAGGCGGCGCTCGGCCGGAGCCAGCTCGCGCGGCTCGACGCCTTCGTGGCGCGCCGCCGCGCCGTCGCCGCGCGCTACCGCGCCGCGCTCGCCGGCGTCGGGCGCTGTCACGTGCCCGCCGACCTCGGCGAGCGCCACGTCTACCACCGGTTCGTCGTGCGGGTGGAGCGGCCGCTCGGCCCGCTCATCGCGCGGCTCGCCGCGCGCGGGATCGCCGCGCGGCGGCCGGTCTTCCGGCCGATCCACCGGGCGCTCGGGCTCGACGGGTACCCCGAGGCCGACCGGCTCTGGGAGACGTGCCTGTCGCTGCCGTGCTATCCGCTCCTGAGCGACGCGGAGGCCGACGCGGTCGCCACGGCGCTCGCCGAGGCGCTCGCGGCGTGA
- a CDS encoding PIG-L deacetylase family protein, with translation MNILAIGAHPDDIEYGCAGMLAKYAKKEHAVFMFVASDGALGGDAAVRRREQEESAQILGVRKVFWGEYRDTEVPLSRDLIVRIETVIRQVEPRMIFVNSPEDTHQDHRHLAQCAMSATRYVPNFLFFEVPSTIEFRPNCSTDIADVLDTKLASLAAHRSQVTKTNIEDLTILELAKSSANFRGIQARVKYAEAFQSVRLLLNL, from the coding sequence GTGAACATCCTGGCGATCGGCGCCCACCCCGACGACATCGAGTACGGCTGCGCCGGCATGCTCGCCAAGTACGCGAAGAAGGAGCACGCCGTCTTCATGTTCGTCGCGTCGGACGGCGCCCTGGGCGGCGACGCGGCGGTGCGCCGCCGCGAGCAGGAGGAGTCGGCCCAGATCCTCGGGGTCCGCAAGGTGTTCTGGGGCGAGTACCGGGACACCGAGGTGCCGCTCTCGCGCGACCTGATCGTCCGCATCGAGACCGTGATCCGCCAGGTCGAGCCGCGGATGATCTTCGTCAACTCGCCCGAGGACACGCACCAGGATCACCGCCACCTCGCCCAGTGCGCGATGTCCGCGACGCGCTACGTGCCGAACTTCCTCTTCTTCGAAGTCCCCTCGACGATCGAGTTCAGGCCCAACTGCTCCACCGACATCGCCGACGTGCTCGACACCAAGCTCGCGAGCCTCGCGGCCCACCGCTCGCAGGTGACGAAGACCAACATCGAGGACCTCACGATCCTCGAGCTCGCGAAGTCCTCCGCCAACTTCCGAGGCATCCAGGCGCGGGTCAAGTACGCCGAGGCGTTCCAGTCGGTCCGGCTGCTCCTGAATCTTTGA
- a CDS encoding WbqC family protein — protein sequence MKVAIHQPHYLPWLGYVAKWAAADRFIFLDTVQYAKNGWQNRNRIKTSAGAQWLTVPVHARLGTAIKDVTVDDAAPWAGRHLRGIELAYGRAPHFARHRDDLGAFYARGWSRLAPLAVASAEWLARALGVTAPVSVASELELPDPGAVADPTARLVALCRAVGADTYLAGRHGAGYMDLARFREAGIAVEAQDYAHPVYAQLHGEFVTSLSALDLLLMHGDEALAILESGNAWTRLSPEPA from the coding sequence GTGAAGGTCGCGATCCACCAGCCGCACTATCTGCCGTGGCTCGGCTACGTCGCCAAGTGGGCCGCCGCGGACCGGTTCATCTTCCTCGACACGGTGCAGTACGCGAAGAACGGCTGGCAGAACCGGAACCGGATCAAGACGAGCGCGGGAGCGCAGTGGCTGACGGTGCCCGTGCACGCGCGCCTGGGCACCGCGATCAAAGACGTGACGGTGGACGACGCCGCGCCCTGGGCCGGGCGCCACCTGCGCGGGATCGAGCTGGCCTACGGCCGCGCGCCGCACTTCGCCCGCCATCGCGACGACCTCGGCGCCTTCTACGCGCGCGGGTGGAGCCGGCTCGCGCCGCTCGCCGTCGCGAGCGCCGAGTGGCTCGCGCGGGCGCTCGGCGTGACGGCGCCCGTCAGCGTCGCGTCGGAGCTCGAGCTCCCCGACCCGGGGGCCGTCGCCGACCCGACGGCCCGTCTCGTGGCCCTCTGCCGCGCCGTCGGCGCCGACACCTACCTCGCGGGGCGGCACGGCGCCGGCTACATGGACCTCGCCCGGTTCCGGGAGGCGGGGATCGCCGTGGAGGCTCAGGACTACGCGCACCCCGTGTACGCCCAGCTCCACGGGGAATTCGTCACGTCTCTCTCGGCCCTTGACTTATTATTGATGCACGGAGATGAGGCCCTCGCGATCTTGGAATCCGGAAACGCGTGGACGCGCCTCTCTCCTGAGCCGGCCTGA
- a CDS encoding glycosyltransferase: MSLRVLHVITRLSLGGSSENTLASIAALQRAGHEVALAVSFGESDPPSLEDARRRGVRLVDVPGLRREVAPVRDLRALRRLLRIIAAERPHVVHTHTSKAGFVGRLAARLARVPAVIHQPHGHVFYGYWGRGKSALFAALERRAARWSDRIVTLTDRGIEEHLARRIGRRAQYVSVPSGVPVDRLRAAAPSRAAARERLHLEPAAFVVAGLGRLTPIKGFDLLVEALPAVAAAVPDARLVLIGDGPERAALEARAAALGVGGRLTVTGAVGDVTPWLAAADVVAAPSRNEGMGRVIVEAMALGVPVVGAAVGGIPSVIADGECGRLVPPEDPAALARALVELGRDGALRARLGAAGVRRAEAFALAVADRKLCEVYEALAREKGLPS, translated from the coding sequence GTGAGCCTGCGCGTCCTGCACGTGATCACGCGCCTCTCGCTCGGCGGCTCGTCGGAGAACACGCTCGCGTCGATCGCCGCGCTCCAGCGCGCGGGCCACGAGGTGGCGCTCGCCGTCTCGTTCGGCGAGTCCGATCCGCCGTCGCTCGAGGACGCGCGCCGGCGCGGGGTGCGGCTCGTGGACGTCCCCGGGCTCCGCCGCGAGGTCGCGCCCGTCCGCGACCTCCGCGCGCTCCGGAGGCTCCTGCGCATCATCGCGGCCGAGCGCCCGCACGTCGTCCACACGCACACGTCGAAGGCGGGCTTCGTCGGCCGGCTCGCGGCGCGGCTCGCGCGCGTGCCGGCGGTGATCCACCAGCCGCACGGGCACGTCTTCTACGGCTACTGGGGGCGGGGGAAGAGCGCGCTCTTCGCGGCGCTCGAGCGGCGCGCGGCGCGCTGGAGCGACCGGATCGTCACCCTCACGGACCGTGGGATCGAGGAGCACCTGGCGCGGCGGATCGGGCGCCGGGCGCAGTACGTGAGCGTGCCGAGCGGGGTGCCGGTCGACCGCCTGCGCGCGGCGGCGCCGTCGCGCGCGGCGGCGCGCGAGCGCCTCCACCTCGAGCCGGCGGCCTTCGTGGTGGCGGGGCTCGGTCGCCTGACGCCGATCAAGGGATTCGACCTCCTCGTCGAGGCCCTGCCCGCGGTCGCCGCCGCCGTGCCCGACGCGCGCCTGGTGCTGATCGGCGACGGCCCGGAGCGCGCGGCGCTCGAGGCGCGGGCCGCCGCGCTCGGCGTCGGCGGACGGCTGACCGTCACCGGCGCGGTGGGCGACGTGACGCCGTGGCTCGCCGCGGCGGACGTCGTCGCCGCGCCCTCGCGCAACGAGGGCATGGGGCGCGTGATCGTCGAGGCGATGGCGCTCGGGGTGCCCGTCGTCGGCGCCGCGGTCGGCGGGATCCCGTCCGTCATCGCCGACGGCGAGTGCGGGCGCCTGGTCCCGCCCGAGGACCCGGCGGCGCTCGCCCGCGCCCTCGTCGAGCTCGGGCGCGACGGAGCGCTCCGCGCGCGGCTCGGCGCCGCGGGCGTCCGCCGCGCCGAGGCGTTCGCGCTTGCCGTCGCGGACCGGAAGCTGTGCGAGGTGTACGAGGCGCTCGCGCGGGAGAAGGGACTGCCGTCGTGA